Part of the Gammaproteobacteria bacterium genome, GGGCTACCGGGCCGGGCGATTCCTGCCCCACGTCACGGTCGCCGACCGCGACACCGACGAACGCACGCCGCTCGCCCGCAAGCAGCGCTCCACCACCCTGGGCCTGCGCTATGACCTGAACACCAGCACGGCGCTCAAGGCCGAATGGCAGCGCGCCGAGGCGCGGGACGGCACCGCCGGGCTGTTCGAGGCCCCGCCCGGGGAGGATGTCAACATCCTGAGCTTTGCCGTCGACGTGGTATTTTGAGGAGACAACACATCATGGGACATCTGACTTCAAAACGTGCACCGTGCCTGCTCGCGGCCCTGCTCTGCCTCAGCACCGCGTCGTCCATGGCCGACCCCGTGCCGATCGTGCATCCGTCCAACGCGGCCGCCACCATCAGCGTAGACGACCTGCGTCGGATCTATCTCGGCAAGAGCGGCACGCTCGCCGACGGAACGGCCGTGGTGCCCGTGGACCAGACGACGGGCACAGCATCCCGCCAGGCGTTCTATACCGGCTTCATCGACAAATCGGAAAGCCAGGTCACCGCCTACTGGTCGCGCCTGATATTCACGGGTAAGGGCCAGCCGCCGCAGGCCGTTGGTGACGACGCCGCCGTCAGGAAATGGGTCGCCGGGCATCCCGACGCCATCGGCTACATCGACGACAGTGCCGCCGATGCGACCGTCAAGGTACTGCAAGTGCGGTGACGGCCCGCTCGGACAACGCCCGGGGTGAATCGAAAACCGATTTGTCGGGCGAGACGTGAGAAGGGGGCCTGGCGGCCCCCTTTCTCCATCGATCCATGTCCTCCCACAGCATGCGCTTGTCGCCACCTCCCCGGTGCGAAACAATAGCCGCATGAAAAAAACACCGGCCGAGGCGCGCGTCGCGCTACGCACCCCCCTGTTCCGCGGCACGAGACACCTGCGCATCGCCCTGGTCGGCCTGCCCAACAGCGGCAAGACCACCCTGTTCAAGGCCGTCTCCAGCACCGCCATCCACACCGGCGAACTGGCCGGTACCCACCGCGCCTACGGCGAGTGCCGGGTGCAGATCGGGCTGGACGAGGCCAACCTGGTCGACCTGCCGAGCATCCAGACACTGCACCACCTCGAACCCGACGACCGGGTGACACTGAAATACCTGCTGTGGGGCGATGAGCGCCCGCTGGTCGCCCGCCACGAGCCGGACGGACCACCGGCGCCGTTCGCGCCGCCGGATGTGATCGTGCAGGTGATCGACGCCACCGCCCTGGACCGCCATCTGGAGCTGACTCTGGAACTGAGCCAGATCGGCCGGCCGATGGTGATCGCGTTGAACATGATGGATCAGGCCTGGGAGAAGGGTCTGCACATCAACGTCAAGACCCTCAGCCGCCTGCTGGGCGTACCGGTGGTGGCGACGGTCGCACACATGGGTCACGGCATCGCCGCGTTGTTCGCCGCTGCCGCGGACGCCGTGCGTGAGGCCGCGTGCCCGCTCCCGCAGCCGGCCAGCCCGCACATCTGTACGAGCCTGCAGCCGCTCGGCCGGGTGCTGAACCGGCCCGAGATCCGCACCGCCTTCCGCGCACCGTACGCCTTCCTGCTCACCCAGATCGCGGCCGGCGACGACTATTTTCTCGACGAGATCCGGGAACACTTCCCAGAACACTACACCGAGCTGAACGCACTACGTGCCGCCGCCGAGCGGCACCTGCCGCGCCCGCTCGACGAGGAACTGCATGCCGACCGGCATCACCGCGCCGCGATGTTGTTCGAGGCGGTCACACGCGTCGGCGCGCCGCATGCAGGACGCGGCTGGCGCTACTGGCTGGACGAGCTGTTCCTGCACCCGCAGTGGGGCTTGGTCGGCAGCCTGGCGGTGTTCGTCGCCGTGCTGTTCGTGGTCTTCGAGGTGAGCACCTGGCTGGACGACATGACGGCCGTACGCCTGATCGACGCCCTGGCGGACTGGCAGCCGCAGTCGACCGGCGGCGTGGTCGCCCGCGCCGTCAGCGATGGCCTGATCGGCCTGATCGGCATCGTCGTACCCTATATGATTCCGCTGGTGCTGTTGCTGGTGGCGCTGGAACAGGTGGGCATCATGCAGCGCATCGCCTTCGTGGTGGACCGTGGCTTTCATCGCATCGGCCTGCATGGCGGCGTCGCCGTACCCTTCCTGCTCGGGCTTGGCTGCAACGTGCCGGCGATCTCCGCTGCGGCCCGGGTAAGCCGCGGGCGCGAGCGCGTCATCGCCTCGGTGCTCATCACCTTCGTACCCTGTTCGGCACGTTCGGCTATCATCCTGGCCCTGGCCGGCAAATACCTCGGCGGCATCGGCGTGTTCGCGATCTTCGCCCTGACCATGGTCGTCATCGCCGTGATGGGCCGGTTGCTCGCCCGGCGCGAACGCGATCTCGGCCCCGGCCAGGTGCAGGAGATCCCCCCCTACGCCCTGCCACAAGGCCGCGCCCTGCTCACCGAGACCTGGAACCGCACGCGCGACATCCTCACCATCGTCACGCCGCTGCTGGTCGGTGGCAGCGTCATCCTGGCGCTGCTCGGCCACGTCGGTGCCGACGCTGCCATCAACACCGCGCTCACGCCCGTGACCGCCTGGGCGCTGGGGTTGCCGGTGGTGCTGGGCGTACCCATTCTGTTCGGCATCCTGCGCAAAGAGTTGTCGCTGCTGATGATCTACCAGGCGCTCGGCACCTTCGAGATCGGCACGCAGCTCGACTGGGTGCAGATCACCACCTTCCTGCTGTTCCTCACCTTCTACATCCCCTGCGTATCGACCTTCGCCGTGATGCTGAAGACCATCGGCCGGCGCGACGCCCTCTTCTCCGTGGCGCTGTCGGTGGGCGTGGCACTGGTGGTGAGCGTGGTGATCCGCGGCGTGCTGGAGACGCTGCGGTACGTGGCGGCGTGAGTGCTCGCGGTTGAC contains:
- a CDS encoding ferrous iron transporter B gives rise to the protein MKKTPAEARVALRTPLFRGTRHLRIALVGLPNSGKTTLFKAVSSTAIHTGELAGTHRAYGECRVQIGLDEANLVDLPSIQTLHHLEPDDRVTLKYLLWGDERPLVARHEPDGPPAPFAPPDVIVQVIDATALDRHLELTLELSQIGRPMVIALNMMDQAWEKGLHINVKTLSRLLGVPVVATVAHMGHGIAALFAAAADAVREAACPLPQPASPHICTSLQPLGRVLNRPEIRTAFRAPYAFLLTQIAAGDDYFLDEIREHFPEHYTELNALRAAAERHLPRPLDEELHADRHHRAAMLFEAVTRVGAPHAGRGWRYWLDELFLHPQWGLVGSLAVFVAVLFVVFEVSTWLDDMTAVRLIDALADWQPQSTGGVVARAVSDGLIGLIGIVVPYMIPLVLLLVALEQVGIMQRIAFVVDRGFHRIGLHGGVAVPFLLGLGCNVPAISAAARVSRGRERVIASVLITFVPCSARSAIILALAGKYLGGIGVFAIFALTMVVIAVMGRLLARRERDLGPGQVQEIPPYALPQGRALLTETWNRTRDILTIVTPLLVGGSVILALLGHVGADAAINTALTPVTAWALGLPVVLGVPILFGILRKELSLLMIYQALGTFEIGTQLDWVQITTFLLFLTFYIPCVSTFAVMLKTIGRRDALFSVALSVGVALVVSVVIRGVLETLRYVAA
- a CDS encoding phosphate ABC transporter substrate-binding protein is translated as MGHLTSKRAPCLLAALLCLSTASSMADPVPIVHPSNAAATISVDDLRRIYLGKSGTLADGTAVVPVDQTTGTASRQAFYTGFIDKSESQVTAYWSRLIFTGKGQPPQAVGDDAAVRKWVAGHPDAIGYIDDSAADATVKVLQVR